The Bosea sp. AS-1 region CCACGCCACGCGCGACATGGGCATCGGCGAGCTCAACAACTGCTACGAGGATGCGGAGCTCGCCGACACGATCGTCGTGGTGGGCGCCAATCCGCTGGAGACCCAAACCAACTATTTCCTGAACCATTGGGTGCCGAACCTGCGTGGCACGTCGATGGACAAGAAGCGCGCCGAGCTTCCGAATGAGGCTCATCCCCCTGCGCGGATCGTTATCATCGATCCGCGGCGCACCGTCACGGTCAACGCCTGCGAGGTGGAGGCCGGCAAGGACCGGGTGATGCACCTGGCCATCAACTCGGGCAGCGATCTTGCGCTGTTCAATGCCTGGATGACGTACATCGCCGAGAAGGGTTGGCTCGACCGGGCACTGATTGCCGCCTCGACCAACGGCTTCGACAAGATGGTCGCGGCCAACAAGACGACCTTGGAGCAAGCTGCCGCTCTGACCGGTCTTACCGTCGACCAGATCCGCCAGTCGGCGGAATGGATCGCGTCGCCAAAGGAAGGCAATGCGCGTCGCCGCACCATGTTCGCCTACGAGAAGGGCCTGATCTGGGGCAATGACAACTACCGCACCAACGGCGCGCTCGTGAATGTCGCTCTCGCCACCGGCAACATCGGTCGGCCGGGAGGTGGCTGCGTGCGTCTGGGCGGCCACCAGGAAGGCTACTCGCGTCCGTCCGATGCCCATGTCGGTCGCCCGGCGGCATACGTCGACAAGCTCCTGATCGAGGGCAAGGGGGGCGTTCACCACATCTGGGGGTGCGACCACTACAAGACGACGCTCAATGCCTACCAGTTCAAGAGAACCTACAAGAAGCGCACTGACCTGGTGAAGGAGGCCATGGACTCGGTCCCGTTCGGTGACCGTACGGCGCTGGTCAACGCCATCGTCGAGGCGATCAAGAAGGGCGGCCTGTTCTCGGTCGATATGGACATCATACCGAGCCAGATCGGGCAGGCGTCGCATGTCTGGCTCCCGGCCGCGACCTCCGGCGAAATGAACCTGACCTCCATGAATGGCGAGCGTCGTATGCGCCTCGTCGAGCGCTACATGGACCCGCCTGGACAGGCGATGCCCGATTGTCTGATCGCGGCCCGCATCGCCAACAACATGGAGCGCGTCTTCCGGGAGATCGGCATGGCCCAGGTCGCCGACAACTTCAAAGGCTTCGATTGGAAAACCGAGGAAGACGCTTTCATGGACGGCTATCATGCCCATGAGAAGGGCGGAGAGCACGTCACCTATGCTCGCCTGAAGGCGATGGGCACGAATGGCTTCCAGGAGCCGGCGACCGGCTTCGCGGACGGCAAGATCATTGGCACGAAGCGGCTTTTCGCTGACGGTAAATTCGGCGGCAAAGACGGCAAGGCGACCTTCATGGAGACGCAGTGGCGTGGTCTCCAGGCTGCCGGCAAGCAGGCCGAGAAGGACAAATTCCCGTTCCTGATAAACAATGGGCGGGCCAACCT contains the following coding sequences:
- a CDS encoding arsenate reductase (azurin) large subunit, which encodes MTYKRQIDRLPIVPADAKEHNVTCHFCIVGCGYKAYTWDINRQGGTDPSQNKFKVDLAQQQGADSSAWYSPSMYNIVKQDGKDVHLVIMPDKNCVVNSGLGSVRGARMAETSFSEARSTQQQRLTHPMVWRYGAMSPTSWDDALDLVARVTCQIVKDQGEDGLFVSAFDHGGAGGGYENTWGTGKLYFGAMKVKNIRIHNRPAYNSEVHATRDMGIGELNNCYEDAELADTIVVVGANPLETQTNYFLNHWVPNLRGTSMDKKRAELPNEAHPPARIVIIDPRRTVTVNACEVEAGKDRVMHLAINSGSDLALFNAWMTYIAEKGWLDRALIAASTNGFDKMVAANKTTLEQAAALTGLTVDQIRQSAEWIASPKEGNARRRTMFAYEKGLIWGNDNYRTNGALVNVALATGNIGRPGGGCVRLGGHQEGYSRPSDAHVGRPAAYVDKLLIEGKGGVHHIWGCDHYKTTLNAYQFKRTYKKRTDLVKEAMDSVPFGDRTALVNAIVEAIKKGGLFSVDMDIIPSQIGQASHVWLPAATSGEMNLTSMNGERRMRLVERYMDPPGQAMPDCLIAARIANNMERVFREIGMAQVADNFKGFDWKTEEDAFMDGYHAHEKGGEHVTYARLKAMGTNGFQEPATGFADGKIIGTKRLFADGKFGGKDGKATFMETQWRGLQAAGKQAEKDKFPFLINNGRANLIWQSAYLDQKNDFVMDAQPYPFIELNPADMTELGLKDGDLVEVYNDNGSTQAMAYPTPSAKRKQAFMLFAFPTGVQGNVVSPGVNEFVIPNYKQTWGNIRKIASAPENTRHLSFKSREYAV